A window of Salinibacter grassmerensis contains these coding sequences:
- a CDS encoding outer membrane beta-barrel protein: MHKVASNIDISPAKITGLFMVLLMVGTAPRASLGQSQSGAEAPVIRQGGLTYSAAIPTGDFGDVLDRTSQGVNLYLGVKAGSLPLYLGLDFDIGQYGSEERTVTVGFVDGTFETTSSLYQPHISARYQPAGGRFRPFVEGLVGANVLSTSTTYTDFGTTVEAPQDVDETSVAFSAGAGVGVDLRLARVKPLGILGLTGSFYYLYGSEAEVPVAQGVAVADGGVSTVSTNTSVLQPEIGLYFEF; encoded by the coding sequence ATGCACAAGGTAGCTTCAAACATCGATATCTCCCCGGCCAAGATCACTGGGCTTTTCATGGTTCTTCTGATGGTCGGGACGGCCCCAAGAGCGTCACTCGGGCAAAGCCAGTCGGGCGCGGAAGCTCCTGTCATCAGACAGGGAGGACTCACCTACTCCGCGGCCATCCCAACCGGGGACTTCGGCGACGTGCTGGACCGCACCTCCCAGGGCGTTAATCTCTACCTCGGGGTGAAGGCTGGATCGCTTCCTCTGTACCTGGGCCTAGACTTCGACATCGGGCAGTACGGGTCCGAGGAGCGCACCGTCACCGTCGGCTTTGTGGACGGAACCTTCGAGACAACCAGCAGCCTCTACCAGCCGCACATCTCAGCGCGGTATCAACCTGCAGGTGGGCGGTTTCGGCCGTTCGTCGAAGGGCTAGTCGGGGCGAACGTCCTCAGCACTAGCACGACGTATACCGACTTCGGGACGACAGTGGAGGCTCCGCAGGACGTCGATGAGACGTCCGTCGCGTTCAGCGCAGGCGCAGGTGTAGGAGTAGACCTCCGACTGGCCCGCGTCAAGCCGCTTGGCATTCTGGGCCTGACCGGCTCGTTCTACTACCTTTACGGCAGCGAGGCAGAGGTGCCAGTTGCCCAGGGCGTTGCGGTCGCCGATGGAGGAGTCTCGACAGTCTCGACCAACACGTCTGTTCTCCAGCCGGAAATTGGGCTCTACTTCGAATTCTAG
- a CDS encoding site-specific integrase, with translation MSDLGSRGGSGEDGFLTGRERELADRAQELFEKRLSENTRKAYASGWRDFLRFCKEHGRDPLPASKETVALYLSDRSGSHAPTTLQVRLSAIQHLHDESGADSPT, from the coding sequence ATGAGCGACCTAGGATCTCGGGGCGGTTCCGGTGAAGACGGTTTTCTCACCGGCCGCGAGCGAGAGCTCGCCGACCGCGCGCAAGAGCTCTTTGAGAAGCGCCTCTCGGAAAACACCCGGAAGGCCTACGCCTCCGGGTGGCGCGACTTCCTTCGGTTCTGCAAAGAGCACGGCCGAGACCCGCTGCCGGCCTCCAAAGAAACGGTCGCGCTCTACCTCTCGGACCGGTCCGGTTCCCACGCCCCGACGACGCTTCAAGTCCGGCTTTCCGCAATCCAGCATCTCCACGACGAAAGCGGAGCGGACAGCCCCACCTAG
- a CDS encoding ankyrin repeat domain-containing protein has product MTYEFESLVRFVNDGGRSLTCPDCRMSFTIRITSSNSTNRAPKEVAPQQVDEALKQRMIRALKEENLQFIEGSLRKKNTRTRGVLKRKVRSLSNEQQGTLLRQTAKESLPEVAQVLLEAGANPEATDNCGDTPLHHAIFCASPQVAEILLETGGVSPADFNSRDSIPLHDAAFHGATDIVELFLEYGAIPVITDANGKTPLHHAVQNGSLEVAKVLLEAEQTGEFYPSLLDAGDKNGSAPLHCAIVGNFPKVTKLLVEDGADPDNTDDYGRTPLHLAAWVGLPEAAEVLLEAGADPDDTDDSGRTPLDLAAQWDSPEVAEVLLKPGVDAPAKYGHKPLRLAAREDSPEAAEVLLEAGTDPNTTTRHRGRTPLHNAAEEDSPGAAEVLMEAEADPDATGHRSRTPLHRAAGEDSPEAAEVLVEAGADIGATDDFGRTPLHRAAEEDSPEVAEVLVEAGADIGATGHRSRTPLHLAAKKDSPEAAEVLVEAGADIGATDDFGRTPLYCAAEEDSPEAAEVLLEAGADIGATDNSGRTPLYCAAEEDSPEVAEVLQEARANSDGVRDDGATLLYRAAGASLLEVLEVLLEHGADVDATNEYGETPLHRAAEEDSPRAAEVLLEAGADIGATSHRGRTPLHRAAGENSPEAAEVLVEAGADIGATDTFGRMPLHRAAEEDSPEAAEVLLEAGADVGATDEFGTPLYDAATEGSPEVARILLEAGADADATGGNPRMTPLHGAAALGSLEVAEILIEAGADIGATSHRGRTPLDSAAAFGSPEVAEILLKARADADATGYCDRTLLLPALSYDSPEVLEVLLEHGADVDATNEYGETPLHCAAEEDSPRAAEVLLERGADMGANNEYGETPLHRAAEEDSPEAAEVLLEAGADTSATDDHGRTPLHRAAGADSPEAAEVLLEAGADPDATDDHGETPLHYVTTGGFSEVAKVLLEGGADADAADLHGEMLLHRAAREGSLKLARTLLGAEASTSATDGDGRVPLHHAAASSSLKEAKAPLKAENDGLSFNDLFGAPALGERSIVHGSPRVVEVLLEAGAVSEATDCSGRTPLHYAAADGSLEAVEVLLEAGADMSVTDDLSKTPLHYAGYENSPKVAEALLEAGADTGATDDFGKTSLHHAVWDGSPEVTAVLLRDGAGVSDTDDDGRAPLHYAAATSSPEVAEALPEAEANMGATKALGGTTPPHKTYTGSLEAMEVLLKTEPSLEATDNDGHTPLHYAAASSSPETAEALLEAGADLGTINCCGRTPLHYAAVSGSPEATEVLLESGADLSATDDNGHTPLHYAAASDSPEVVEVLLEAGADISAVDVVSCSAPLHHAAANGSTEVTRALLKAGADASAFGGFGATPLHIAAHGGFTDMIEILLEAGADTNATNYPDETPLHTAAREGFPEIAEVLLEAGTDPGATDDHGKTPLHHAAKEDLPEVARILLAAGTDLGATCDNGHTPLHHAAASDSPEVAEVLLEAGADTGTINEDQMVTPLHDAARENLPEVAHILLEAGADPNAGHYYTGSTPLHYAATEGSPEVARILLEAGADADATGGQLRTTPLHGAAAFGSLEVAEILIEAGADTGATGANGKTPIQIAADRDSREVMNILSEAGESLRQPG; this is encoded by the coding sequence GTGACCTATGAATTCGAGTCCCTCGTTCGTTTCGTCAACGATGGCGGGAGAAGCCTGACCTGCCCCGACTGCAGAATGAGCTTCACGATACGAATAACTTCGTCGAATTCGACCAACAGGGCTCCCAAGGAGGTGGCACCCCAGCAGGTGGACGAAGCCTTGAAGCAGCGAATGATACGAGCTCTGAAGGAAGAGAATCTTCAGTTCATAGAGGGATCCCTTCGGAAGAAAAATACCAGGACGAGGGGAGTTCTGAAAAGGAAGGTCAGAAGTTTGAGCAACGAACAACAAGGCACGCTGCTGCGACAGACAGCTAAAGAGTCGCTCCCCGAGGTCGCACAAGTCTTGTTGGAGGCTGGAGCCAACCCAGAAGCTACTGACAACTGCGGTGACACCCCATTACATCACGCGATCTTCTGTGCTTCCCCGCAGGTGGCAGAAATCCTACTGGAAACCGGAGGAGTCAGCCCAGCAGACTTCAATTCTCGCGATAGCATACCACTGCATGATGCGGCTTTCCACGGTGCCACCGATATAGTGGAGCTATTTCTTGAGTATGGGGCTATCCCGGTGATAACTGATGCAAATGGTAAAACGCCTCTTCATCATGCAGTACAAAACGGCTCTCTGGAAGTGGCAAAGGTTCTTCTCGAGGCTGAGCAGACCGGTGAGTTTTATCCGTCTCTGCTGGATGCCGGTGACAAAAATGGCAGCGCACCGTTGCACTGTGCGATCGTTGGTAACTTTCCGAAGGTGACGAAGCTCTTGGTGGAGGATGGGGCTGACCCGGATAACACTGACGACTACGGCAGAACGCCACTGCACCTGGCGGCATGGGTAGGCTTACCAGAGGCGGCGGAGGTCCTGCTGGAAGCTGGAGCCGATCCGGATGACACTGATGACTCCGGCAGAACGCCGCTGGACCTGGCAGCCCAATGGGACTCTCCAGAGGTAGCAGAGGTTCTATTGAAGCCTGGGGTTGACGCACCTGCTAAATACGGCCACAAGCCGCTGCGCCTTGCGGCACGGGAGGATTCTCCAGAGGCAGCAGAGGTCCTGCTGGAGGCCGGGACTGACCCGAATACCACCACCCGCCACCGCGGCAGAACGCCGCTGCACAATGCAGCAGAGGAGGACTCTCCGGGGGCAGCGGAGGTCCTGATGGAGGCTGAGGCTGACCCGGATGCCACCGGTCACCGCAGCAGAACGCCGCTGCACCGTGCAGCAGGGGAGGATTCTCCAGAGGCAGCGGAGGTCCTGGTGGAGGCCGGGGCTGACATAGGTGCCACCGACGACTTCGGCAGAACGCCGCTGCACCGTGCAGCAGAGGAGGATTCTCCAGAGGTAGCGGAGGTCCTGGTGGAGGCCGGGGCTGACATAGGTGCCACCGGTCACCGTAGCAGAACGCCGCTGCACCTCGCGGCAAAGAAGGATTCTCCGGAGGCAGCGGAGGTCCTGGTGGAGGCCGGGGCTGACATAGGTGCCACCGACGACTTCGGCAGAACGCCGCTGTACTGTGCAGCAGAGGAGGATTCTCCAGAGGCAGCGGAGGTCCTACTGGAGGCTGGGGCTGACATAGGTGCCACCGATAACTCCGGCAGAACGCCGCTGTACTGTGCAGCAGAGGAGGATTCTCCAGAGGTAGCAGAGGTCTTGCAGGAAGCCAGAGCTAATTCAGACGGTGTCAGGGACGATGGAGCAACACTGCTGTATCGCGCGGCTGGCGCCAGTCTTTTGGAGGTGCTAGAAGTTCTGCTGGAGCATGGGGCTGACGTGGATGCCACCAATGAATATGGCGAAACGCCGCTGCACCGTGCAGCAGAGGAGGATTCTCCGAGGGCAGCGGAGGTCCTGCTGGAGGCTGGGGCTGACATAGGTGCCACCAGTCACCGCGGCAGAACGCCGCTGCACCGTGCAGCAGGGGAGAATTCTCCGGAGGCAGCGGAGGTCCTGGTGGAGGCCGGGGCTGACATAGGTGCCACCGACACCTTCGGCAGAATGCCACTGCACCGTGCAGCAGAAGAGGACTCTCCAGAGGCAGCGGAGGTCCTGCTGGAGGCTGGGGCTGACGTAGGTGCCACCGACGAATTCGGCACGCCGCTGTACGATGCAGCAACGGAGGGCTCACCGGAAGTGGCCCGCATTCTATTAGAGGCAGGGGCTGACGCAGACGCCACTGGCGGAAACCCCAGGATGACGCCATTACATGGCGCAGCTGCTCTTGGTTCTCTGGAGGTGGCGGAGATCCTGATAGAGGCTGGGGCTGACATAGGTGCCACCAGTCACCGCGGCAGAACGCCACTGGACAGTGCAGCTGCTTTTGGTTCTCCAGAGGTAGCGGAGATCCTGCTAAAGGCCAGGGCCGACGCGGATGCCACCGGCTACTGTGACAGAACGCTGCTGCTCCCTGCATTGAGTTACGACTCTCCAGAAGTGCTAGAAGTTCTGCTGGAGCATGGGGCTGACGTGGATGCCACCAATGAATATGGCGAAACGCCGCTGCACTGTGCAGCAGAGGAGGATTCTCCGAGGGCAGCGGAGGTCCTGCTGGAGCGTGGGGCCGACATGGGTGCCAACAATGAATATGGCGAAACGCCGCTGCACCGTGCAGCAGAGGAGGATTCTCCGGAGGCAGCGGAGGTCCTGCTGGAGGCTGGGGCTGACACGAGTGCCACCGATGACCACGGCAGAACGCCACTGCACCGTGCAGCAGGGGCGGATTCTCCGGAGGCAGCGGAGGTCCTGCTGGAGGCTGGGGCTGACCCGGATGCCACCGATGATCACGGCGAAACACCACTCCACTACGTGACTACTGGTGGTTTCTCAGAGGTAGCGAAGGTTCTGCTGGAGGGTGGGGCCGATGCAGATGCCGCTGACCTTCACGGCGAGATGCTGCTTCATCGTGCAGCACGAGAGGGCTCTCTGAAGTTGGCTCGCACTCTACTGGGGGCTGAGGCTAGCACGAGTGCTACCGACGGCGACGGTCGAGTGCCACTGCACCACGCAGCTGCCAGCAGCTCTTTGAAGGAGGCAAAGGCCCCGTTGAAGGCTGAAAACGACGGACTTTCATTCAACGACCTTTTCGGTGCTCCGGCGTTGGGTGAAAGAAGTATAGTCCACGGCTCCCCGAGGGTAGTGGAGGTTCTGCTAGAGGCTGGTGCCGTCTCGGAGGCTACCGATTGCAGCGGCCGCACGCCGCTGCACTACGCAGCTGCCGATGGCTCACTGGAAGCAGTAGAGGTTCTGCTGGAGGCTGGGGCCGACATGAGCGTTACCGACGACCTCAGCAAAACGCCACTGCACTATGCAGGTTATGAGAACTCTCCAAAGGTAGCTGAAGCTCTGCTGGAAGCTGGGGCCGACACAGGTGCCACCGACGACTTTGGCAAAACATCGCTACACCACGCAGTATGGGATGGGTCTCCGGAGGTGACAGCAGTCCTGTTACGAGATGGGGCCGGTGTAAGTGACACCGATGACGATGGTCGAGCGCCATTGCACTATGCGGCCGCTACCAGTTCTCCAGAGGTAGCAGAGGCCCTGCCGGAGGCCGAAGCTAATATGGGTGCCACCAAAGCTCTCGGTGGAACGACGCCACCACATAAAACCTATACGGGCTCTCTGGAAGCGATGGAGGTCCTGTTAAAGACTGAGCCCTCCCTGGAGGCCACCGATAATGATGGCCACACGCCACTGCACTATGCGGCAGCTAGCAGTTCCCCAGAAACAGCTGAGGCCCTGCTAGAAGCTGGGGCTGACTTAGGCACCATCAATTGCTGTGGCCGAACACCGCTGCACTACGCGGCTGTTAGTGGTTCCCCGGAGGCGACGGAGGTTCTGCTGGAGTCCGGGGCTGACTTGAGCGCTACCGATGACAATGGCCACACGCCACTCCACTACGCGGCTGCCAGCGACTCTCCAGAGGTGGTAGAGGTCCTGCTGGAGGCTGGGGCTGACATAAGCGCTGTCGACGTAGTTTCTTGCTCGGCACCGCTTCACCACGCGGCCGCTAACGGTTCCACGGAGGTAACAAGGGCCCTCCTCAAGGCTGGGGCTGATGCGAGCGCTTTCGGTGGATTCGGCGCTACGCCCTTGCATATTGCAGCCCATGGTGGCTTCACAGATATGATAGAAATCTTACTGGAGGCTGGGGCTGACACAAATGCCACCAACTATCCTGACGAGACACCGCTGCACACTGCAGCACGGGAAGGTTTTCCAGAGATAGCGGAGGTTTTACTGGAAGCTGGTACCGACCCAGGTGCCACCGATGATCACGGTAAAACACCGCTACACCATGCAGCAAAGGAAGACTTACCAGAAGTGGCTCGCATTCTATTAGCGGCTGGGACTGACTTAGGCGCCACCTGTGACAATGGTCACACGCCACTTCACCACGCGGCTGCCAGCGACTCTCCAGAGGTAGCAGAGGTCCTGCTGGAAGCTGGGGCTGATACGGGTACCATCAATGAAGATCAGATGGTGACACCGCTGCACGATGCAGCAAGGGAAAACTTGCCAGAAGTGGCCCACATCCTATTGGAGGCCGGAGCTGACCCGAACGCTGGCCACTACTACACCGGTAGCACGCCGCTGCACTATGCAGCAACGGAGGGCTCACCGGAAGTGGCCCGCATTCTATTAGAGGCGGGGGCTGACGCAGACGCCACCGGCGGACAACTCAGAACAACGCCGTTACATGGCGCAGCTGCTTTTGGTTCTCTGGAGGTGGCGGAGATCCTGATAGAGGCCGGGGCTGACACGGGTGCCACCGGAGCCAATGGTAAAACTCCGATTCAGATAGCGGCCGACAGGGACTCTCGAGAGGTGATGAATATTCTGTCGGAGGCTGGAGAAAGCCTGCGTCAACCAGGGTAG
- a CDS encoding HEAT repeat domain-containing protein, protein MSVDHSNCSFRRLRDGWEEDAKGGFGRLKALDSWCQEKMFGDRLVEACRAHIRDRRWCKHGKQLIKPWDKLIETWDKDDKENTLQKLPNLPGTSKHQLFMVWAHLRITKARCKGEGDLDGVLEIISGDVSEGLWKEGPPFGSSFFRALARFLNPAQSLAKNRSVESSGSADASALFPLVLDGSDPEVRVAEVHVQDSGRGDGEVLLHPEQAFLRMEDDFRSAFDSAQRLVEDLRPCLTSDVYVRIKPQGGGEWEKVNILSGKSVGGALHLSLKSLVTEGRRPEEIAISFALDSEGDSTLGKCYPVGRLQKKAEGLFGKVDRFLISEKQEKEIEEQTGLEILSARTLEDAWGHATNRLAELRRYLKHVEEKADETIEYMDQEMSRVRVQARIKSFSKEAAEEPAPHEDDGGLDPGDIVFKSELERGVVLGNPGMGKTWLLRGEARALAKKERGHLDETPQLDEVRIPIFLELVDVAELVAEESCSLREAVIRQFSNKEISPLGENDSSGRPPSESLVDLVREGIGKDRVWIFLDALDEVSHRQRSDIEDEVADFMRTNPNSRLLLTSRTTPYDDALSHVINQNRTERELELQPFGRDQVKKFTERYFQGSRTEEFLSELDNTYCLQGMTEVPLLLSFLCGIYEEGSSGFQSSANACEEILVEMLRRKGLDSSERLNRLNELSAMAFSLRAQEKLEFTQTSLRDAIAFGYRRLNPKAPDKEKIKTIQREYVSKIGLLYRSTSKSNGSPRRNKTYKFIHKNLYEYLSSRWVTYLMEEENKKFSSKIDYKKIEYENEHTYKVSDYVNLASSNQAQAIFLAETLENTDPLLELLTDQMEDGEEGVRAAVARALGEIKIPDPEVVCSLVRKTDDEEESVQEAAFESLKAIRKTEPEVVEKTLTEQLSERGFSAGILVDLLTDRCEDLRLEAAKELGRVATHTQEDVTRALVNRLGDQSLDVRKAAAWGLVKIAAPTPEVVENFANHLEREGSDAEEAARLVLKGAEAHYRENSGDVAGASGDKNVSAQKTNRENSAETELINTQVISLAEWLEKGECSAMEIAEWALKELDTEREKLLIEQLTDQENANVRAAAARALKRLESFDPGVQGDLVPRLEARLEDENTDVQRAASRTLGKSKVSHPSAVKILTGWLEDEKANTREAAARALVKSGTEGRKVLAGELADKPAGVREAVVRVLGETEDSDPRTEAVIARRIGDKNTEVRKAAAQALGKTGISHTKALKFLISRLRDESEGVREAVARALGKIAISDSRAMETKVCNSKAAEFLANCVEAENVELQKAGAKALLKGGEVERLVGVLADKGSDTKEVTTHAFEEAGHDTVEALVECLGAEDAMVRRTAAQALGETGASNSETVMALTDRLGDKDRKVRRISAQVLQQLKDLNTRAMKKGISDLLDKKDTNA, encoded by the coding sequence ATGTCTGTTGATCACAGCAACTGCTCCTTCCGAAGACTTCGAGACGGATGGGAGGAGGATGCGAAAGGAGGTTTTGGTAGACTCAAAGCACTTGACAGCTGGTGCCAAGAAAAGATGTTCGGGGACCGCCTGGTGGAGGCGTGCAGGGCACACATCAGGGACAGGCGGTGGTGCAAACATGGAAAGCAGCTGATCAAGCCTTGGGACAAGCTGATCGAGACCTGGGACAAGGATGACAAGGAGAATACCCTCCAGAAGCTACCCAATCTGCCAGGTACTTCAAAGCACCAACTCTTCATGGTGTGGGCTCATCTCCGCATCACGAAGGCTCGGTGCAAAGGAGAAGGCGATCTCGATGGGGTTTTGGAGATCATATCCGGCGATGTGTCGGAGGGATTGTGGAAGGAGGGCCCCCCGTTTGGTAGTTCTTTCTTCAGGGCCCTGGCCCGATTTCTGAATCCAGCGCAAAGTTTAGCAAAGAACCGGTCTGTCGAAAGCAGCGGTAGTGCGGATGCGTCTGCGCTTTTTCCTCTGGTTCTAGATGGGTCGGATCCGGAGGTACGTGTCGCAGAGGTCCACGTCCAGGATTCTGGTAGAGGAGACGGCGAGGTCCTTCTTCACCCCGAGCAGGCCTTTCTACGTATGGAGGACGATTTTCGCTCTGCGTTTGATTCTGCGCAGAGGCTGGTCGAAGATCTAAGGCCTTGCCTGACTTCCGACGTCTATGTCCGAATCAAGCCTCAGGGGGGAGGAGAATGGGAGAAGGTAAATATATTGAGCGGAAAGTCAGTGGGTGGGGCCCTGCATCTCAGCCTCAAAAGTCTGGTGACAGAGGGGAGACGCCCGGAGGAGATAGCCATCTCGTTCGCCCTGGACAGCGAGGGTGACTCTACACTCGGTAAGTGCTATCCGGTGGGACGTCTCCAAAAGAAGGCGGAGGGACTTTTTGGAAAAGTTGATCGGTTCTTAATCTCTGAAAAGCAGGAGAAGGAAATCGAGGAGCAGACTGGTTTGGAGATTCTTTCTGCCCGGACTCTCGAGGACGCTTGGGGCCACGCTACTAATCGGCTTGCTGAACTGCGGAGGTACCTCAAGCACGTCGAGGAGAAGGCAGACGAGACTATCGAGTACATGGACCAAGAGATGTCGCGTGTTCGGGTTCAGGCCCGAATTAAGTCCTTTTCGAAGGAAGCGGCCGAGGAGCCAGCGCCGCATGAGGACGATGGGGGGCTCGACCCAGGCGACATCGTTTTCAAAAGTGAACTTGAGCGAGGAGTTGTCCTTGGGAATCCCGGGATGGGAAAGACGTGGCTTCTTAGGGGAGAAGCAAGGGCACTAGCGAAGAAGGAACGTGGCCATCTGGACGAAACTCCCCAGCTGGATGAGGTCAGGATTCCAATTTTCCTAGAGCTCGTCGACGTGGCAGAACTTGTTGCTGAAGAGAGCTGCTCGCTCCGAGAGGCCGTGATAAGGCAGTTTTCCAATAAGGAAATCTCACCTTTAGGAGAGAATGATTCTTCAGGGCGGCCTCCCTCCGAGTCACTCGTTGACCTTGTGAGAGAGGGAATTGGTAAGGACAGAGTCTGGATTTTCCTCGACGCTCTCGACGAGGTATCGCATCGTCAGAGGAGTGACATCGAAGACGAGGTCGCCGATTTTATGAGAACCAACCCAAATTCTCGTCTCCTTCTTACCTCTCGGACCACTCCGTATGATGATGCCCTGTCGCACGTAATCAACCAGAACAGGACTGAGCGCGAACTGGAACTTCAGCCGTTCGGTAGGGACCAGGTTAAAAAATTTACTGAGAGGTATTTCCAGGGAAGCAGGACTGAGGAGTTCTTGTCTGAGCTCGATAACACTTATTGCCTTCAGGGGATGACGGAGGTCCCTCTTCTGCTCTCTTTCCTCTGCGGAATTTATGAAGAGGGGTCTTCAGGCTTCCAAAGCAGCGCGAACGCATGTGAGGAAATTCTAGTCGAAATGTTGCGGAGAAAAGGCCTCGACAGTTCCGAGAGGCTTAATCGACTTAATGAACTCAGCGCAATGGCATTTTCCCTGAGAGCGCAGGAAAAGTTGGAGTTCACCCAGACGAGTCTGCGCGATGCGATTGCGTTTGGATACCGTAGGTTGAACCCCAAAGCGCCGGACAAAGAAAAAATAAAAACAATACAAAGAGAATATGTTTCCAAAATTGGCTTGTTGTACAGGTCAACCTCCAAAAGTAACGGTTCTCCAAGAAGAAACAAAACCTACAAATTTATACACAAAAATTTGTACGAATACTTATCTTCTAGATGGGTAACATACTTAATGGAAGAAGAAAATAAAAAATTTAGTAGTAAAATAGATTATAAAAAAATAGAATACGAAAATGAGCATACGTATAAGGTCAGTGATTACGTGAATCTGGCCAGTTCTAATCAAGCCCAGGCGATATTCTTGGCTGAGACGCTTGAAAACACGGACCCACTCCTGGAATTGCTCACCGATCAGATGGAGGATGGTGAGGAAGGCGTGCGCGCGGCGGTGGCCAGAGCACTGGGAGAAATCAAAATTCCTGACCCTGAGGTAGTATGTAGCCTCGTAAGAAAAACTGACGACGAAGAGGAAAGTGTGCAGGAGGCAGCTTTTGAGTCTCTGAAGGCCATTAGAAAGACTGAACCAGAAGTGGTAGAGAAAACTCTCACGGAGCAGCTCTCAGAGAGGGGGTTCTCCGCAGGGATCCTTGTTGATCTGCTCACGGACAGGTGTGAAGACCTTCGCCTTGAGGCAGCGAAGGAGTTAGGAAGAGTTGCAACCCATACCCAAGAAGACGTAACCCGAGCACTCGTGAATCGACTCGGCGATCAGAGTTTAGATGTGCGAAAGGCAGCCGCGTGGGGTCTTGTCAAAATCGCAGCTCCCACTCCGGAAGTTGTGGAGAACTTTGCCAACCATCTTGAGAGAGAAGGATCAGATGCAGAAGAGGCAGCAAGATTAGTGCTGAAGGGGGCTGAAGCACACTACCGTGAGAACTCGGGAGACGTTGCCGGCGCTTCCGGAGACAAAAATGTGAGTGCACAGAAGACGAATAGGGAAAACAGCGCGGAGACGGAGTTGATCAATACTCAGGTTATCAGCCTTGCGGAGTGGCTGGAAAAAGGGGAGTGCAGCGCAATGGAGATAGCTGAGTGGGCATTGAAGGAGCTTGACACTGAGAGAGAGAAACTGCTGATTGAACAACTGACAGACCAAGAGAACGCAAATGTGAGAGCTGCTGCGGCACGGGCCCTCAAACGACTCGAAAGCTTTGACCCAGGGGTTCAAGGGGATCTCGTTCCCCGTCTCGAAGCACGTCTCGAAGACGAGAATACTGACGTGCAGCGAGCTGCGTCACGAACCCTCGGAAAGTCTAAGGTCTCCCACCCCTCAGCGGTAAAAATTCTTACTGGCTGGCTTGAAGACGAGAAAGCGAATACACGGGAGGCTGCGGCAAGAGCTCTCGTGAAGAGCGGGACGGAAGGAAGAAAGGTTCTCGCTGGTGAGCTTGCAGACAAACCCGCAGGTGTGCGAGAAGCTGTGGTGCGCGTGCTTGGAGAAACCGAGGATTCCGATCCAAGAACAGAAGCAGTGATTGCCAGACGAATTGGGGACAAGAACACAGAGGTACGGAAGGCCGCTGCACAGGCACTCGGGAAGACCGGAATCTCACACACCAAAGCGTTGAAGTTTCTCATCAGTCGTCTCAGGGACGAGAGCGAAGGGGTGCGAGAGGCTGTAGCACGGGCACTTGGGAAGATTGCCATTTCTGACTCTAGGGCAATGGAGACCAAAGTCTGCAACTCCAAAGCAGCAGAGTTTCTCGCCAACTGTGTTGAAGCTGAGAACGTGGAATTGCAGAAGGCGGGGGCGAAGGCACTTTTGAAGGGTGGCGAGGTGGAAAGACTTGTCGGTGTACTTGCAGACAAGGGTTCAGATACGAAAGAGGTTACTACACATGCCTTCGAGGAAGCCGGACATGATACAGTAGAAGCTCTCGTCGAGTGTCTCGGAGCTGAAGACGCAATGGTCCGGAGGACTGCAGCGCAGGCGCTTGGTGAGACTGGAGCTTCCAATTCGGAAACGGTGATGGCCCTCACTGATCGGCTTGGAGACAAAGATCGAAAGGTTCGACGGATATCAGCACAAGTACTTCAGCAACTCAAGGATCTGAATACGAGGGCGATGAAGAAAGGCATCAGCGATCTACTCGATAAGAAAGACACCAACGCGTAG
- a CDS encoding tyrosine-type recombinase/integrase: protein MSGIQRESDHTTKEAPPLLTRHVQDIVDALRSVESSEADRIRARRDVAIILLGYAGALRRSEIASVDAGHLTDRDDGYALLVPESKTDQPGSGQYVGILRAGSEYCPCRALDRWIATSGIDEGAVFRGVHWSGSIMDRISPQTVHRIVQHGAEAAGLSVSPTGHSLRAGHITQATINDVPDGTIRSQSRHEDPSTFYGYQRVHKALEKSSSGQLGL from the coding sequence ATGTCCGGCATCCAAAGAGAATCCGATCACACCACCAAGGAAGCCCCACCGCTTCTCACCCGCCACGTCCAGGACATCGTAGATGCTCTCCGCTCGGTCGAAAGCTCGGAGGCAGACCGGATCCGAGCCCGCCGTGACGTGGCAATCATTTTGCTCGGGTACGCCGGAGCCCTGCGGCGGTCGGAAATCGCGTCGGTCGACGCCGGGCACCTCACCGACCGCGACGACGGGTACGCGCTGCTCGTTCCGGAGAGCAAGACCGACCAGCCTGGAAGCGGCCAGTACGTAGGGATTCTGCGGGCCGGAAGCGAGTACTGCCCGTGCCGGGCCCTAGACCGGTGGATCGCTACGTCTGGAATCGACGAGGGTGCGGTGTTTCGGGGCGTGCACTGGAGCGGGTCGATCATGGACCGGATCAGCCCTCAGACGGTCCACCGGATCGTCCAGCACGGGGCCGAGGCCGCGGGGCTTTCGGTCTCCCCGACCGGCCACTCTCTTCGCGCCGGCCACATCACGCAGGCCACGATCAACGACGTACCAGACGGGACGATCCGCTCGCAGAGCCGGCACGAGGACCCGTCTACCTTCTACGGGTACCAGCGCGTGCACAAGGCTCTGGAGAAATCCTCGAGCGGGCAGCTTGGGCTTTGA